In the genome of Opitutia bacterium KCR 482, one region contains:
- a CDS encoding Gfo/Idh/MocA family oxidoreductase: MDRRDAIKTVSVMGAAAALPKFSWATGDKATLKVGLIGCSGRGTDAVRNILDAAKGSVKIVAIADLFPDRLEYAMKRFAGFESKFDYCKGHFDIPASRQYAGWDAYKQLLADADVDIVIHATPPVFRPLHLRAIVEAGKHMFVEKPACVDPTQARELYEIADLADKKGLTVIPGVQRRFHPGYVEAIKRIQDGQIGDIIAVQAYWLNSRFFIQDGGKLRLQNPDPMQMEYQIRNWFIFRWASGDCYVEQHVHNLDVVRWALGKDPVEVNGLGGRRWDIPFPQYGDRFSHFAVDFDFGNGLHCASYSRREQKSKDYVLERFVGTKGILETNENNMQRITGAKPWEAPKGLPHALVEEHRVLLDSVRNNKKINMLRDMVGSTLMAIAGRESCYSGTNFKYGWIKQKSKLSLAPKEWKFGVHDIDPIPLPGEYKLS; encoded by the coding sequence ATGGACAGAAGAGACGCAATTAAAACGGTTTCGGTAATGGGCGCGGCCGCCGCGCTCCCCAAATTCTCGTGGGCTACGGGAGACAAGGCGACGCTCAAAGTCGGGCTTATCGGCTGCTCGGGGCGCGGCACGGACGCGGTTAGAAACATTCTCGATGCGGCGAAAGGCTCGGTCAAGATTGTGGCAATCGCCGACCTCTTCCCCGACAGGCTCGAATACGCAATGAAGAGATTTGCGGGCTTCGAAAGCAAATTCGACTACTGCAAAGGGCATTTCGACATTCCCGCAAGCCGCCAATACGCGGGCTGGGACGCCTACAAGCAGCTCCTCGCCGACGCCGACGTCGACATCGTAATACACGCAACGCCCCCCGTTTTCCGCCCCCTCCACCTCCGCGCGATTGTAGAAGCGGGCAAGCACATGTTCGTTGAAAAACCCGCGTGCGTAGACCCCACGCAGGCTCGCGAACTCTACGAAATCGCGGATCTTGCCGACAAGAAGGGGCTGACGGTTATCCCCGGAGTTCAACGCCGCTTCCACCCCGGATACGTAGAGGCAATCAAGAGGATTCAGGACGGGCAAATCGGCGACATCATCGCGGTTCAGGCGTACTGGCTCAACTCGCGCTTCTTCATTCAGGACGGCGGCAAACTGCGCCTGCAAAACCCCGACCCCATGCAAATGGAATACCAAATCCGCAACTGGTTCATCTTCCGCTGGGCTTCGGGCGACTGCTACGTGGAACAGCACGTCCACAACCTCGACGTCGTGCGCTGGGCGCTCGGCAAAGACCCCGTGGAAGTCAACGGTCTGGGCGGACGCCGCTGGGACATTCCCTTCCCGCAGTACGGCGACAGATTCAGCCACTTCGCGGTCGATTTCGACTTCGGAAACGGCCTACACTGCGCAAGTTATAGCCGCCGCGAACAGAAGTCGAAAGACTACGTTCTTGAAAGATTCGTCGGCACAAAGGGCATTCTCGAAACGAACGAAAACAACATGCAGCGCATTACGGGCGCAAAGCCGTGGGAAGCCCCGAAGGGACTGCCGCACGCGCTCGTCGAAGAACACAGAGTGCTTCTCGACAGCGTCCGCAACAACAAGAAAATCAACATGCTGCGCGACATGGTTGGCTCGACGCTCATGGCGATTGCTGGCCGCGAAAGCTGCTATTCGGGCACAAACTTCAAATACGGCTGGATTAAGCAGAAGTCGAAATTGTCGCTCGCGCCCAAGGAATGGAAATTCGGAGTGCACGACATCGACCCGATTCCCCTCCCCGGCGAATACAAACTGAGCTAA
- a CDS encoding Fic/DOC family N-terminal domain-containing protein has translation MKPYIPQKLPLANIDWFSLISKIGQANRAIANFNGILNAIANPDLLLSPILSNEALLSSKIEGTQVNTVDVLTFEAGVDGDSAEKKSDIHEVINYRKAISYASEEVALRPVSLYLIKEIHRLLLDNVRGATKSPGQIREVQNYIGSRSGGIENARFVPPEPILVPEYMDNFIEYLCSDDKDPLVQAAVMHAQFEIIHPFCDGNGRLGRMLVPLFLFQKGIISRPTLYISQYLEQNEMLYKDSLRAITENGDWTAWISFFLDAIKWQADRNYTVAKKIMDYYERTKAKIIDITSSQHAILLLDAMIARPMFRQSMLNLSSKPSNATVYALLKKLVKAEIVSIYDNGAGRSATLYWLKDLLEISDSL, from the coding sequence ATGAAACCGTACATTCCGCAAAAGCTTCCGTTGGCAAATATAGACTGGTTTTCTCTTATTTCGAAAATCGGGCAGGCGAATCGCGCCATTGCAAATTTCAACGGCATTTTGAATGCAATAGCCAATCCTGATTTGCTTTTGTCGCCGATTTTGTCAAACGAAGCCTTGCTTTCGAGCAAAATAGAGGGCACGCAGGTAAACACGGTAGACGTTTTGACGTTCGAAGCGGGGGTAGACGGGGATTCCGCCGAGAAAAAAAGCGACATTCACGAAGTCATAAATTACAGAAAGGCCATTTCCTATGCTTCGGAGGAAGTTGCGCTTCGCCCCGTTTCGCTCTATCTTATAAAAGAGATTCACAGGCTTTTGCTCGACAACGTGCGCGGCGCAACAAAAAGCCCCGGTCAAATCAGGGAGGTGCAAAACTACATTGGGTCGAGAAGCGGCGGCATCGAAAACGCGCGTTTTGTGCCGCCCGAACCGATTCTCGTGCCCGAATACATGGACAATTTCATCGAGTACCTCTGTTCGGACGACAAAGACCCGCTTGTTCAGGCCGCCGTAATGCACGCGCAGTTCGAGATAATCCACCCTTTCTGCGACGGCAACGGCAGGCTTGGGCGAATGCTTGTGCCGCTCTTTCTTTTTCAAAAGGGCATAATATCGAGGCCCACGCTGTACATAAGCCAGTATCTTGAACAGAACGAAATGCTTTACAAAGACTCGTTGCGGGCGATTACCGAAAACGGCGATTGGACCGCTTGGATTTCGTTTTTTCTCGACGCAATCAAGTGGCAGGCGGACAGAAATTACACCGTAGCAAAAAAAATAATGGATTACTACGAACGCACGAAAGCCAAAATCATAGACATTACGTCTTCCCAGCACGCGATTTTGCTTTTGGACGCCATGATTGCAAGGCCGATGTTCAGGCAGAGCATGCTGAACCTTTCGTCGAAGCCGTCGAACGCAACGGTTTACGCGCTGTTGAAAAAGTTGGTGAAGGCCGAAATCGTCTCGATTTACGACAACGGCGCGGGGCGTTCCGCAACTTTGTATTGGCTCAAAGACCTCTTGGAAATTTCCGACAGTCTGTAA
- the lysS gene encoding lysine--tRNA ligase — MSEEQKTIQDNSHDLFAVRKAKLDSMRAKGFDPFRAEWTPTHTSKTAIESFDESLEEGQNSEHEVSVAGRVLVFRLMGKASFLKIQDRDGIIQLYVARDGLPEGVYNDDFKKNLDLGDIIGARGKLFKTKTGEITVRVCEFKMLAKSLRPLPEKWHGLTNSEQIYRQRYLDLMVNQDSRKRFKLRSAIVREIREFLWSRDFLEVETPVLHSVAGGAAARPFITHFNALDCDFYLRIALELYLKRMLVGGFDRVFEMGRVFRNEGVDRKHNPEFTMLEVYQAYSDHRGMMELFRSMIKRICENVLGTTSIPRADGGTIELGGEWREVDYKDLIIEATKMPNWFELSRDEKLAAAKKIAGETNSDIELSDDLEDYEITNNVYGKLVEPNLIQPTFVMHIPRELCPLAKLNKKDPRVLDVFELCINGQEIAPAYSEQNDPFIQREMFEAQVGEEKQNLDEDFLTALEYGMPPAGGMGIGIDRLVILLTGAANIRDTILFPSLRPE, encoded by the coding sequence ATGAGCGAAGAACAAAAGACTATTCAGGACAATTCCCACGACCTTTTCGCCGTCAGAAAGGCGAAACTCGACTCAATGCGCGCAAAGGGCTTCGACCCGTTCCGCGCCGAATGGACGCCCACGCACACAAGCAAAACGGCGATTGAATCTTTCGACGAATCCCTCGAAGAGGGGCAAAACTCGGAGCACGAAGTGAGCGTCGCGGGCCGCGTGCTCGTGTTCAGGCTCATGGGCAAGGCAAGCTTCCTCAAAATTCAGGACAGGGACGGAATTATCCAGCTCTACGTCGCCCGCGACGGACTCCCCGAAGGCGTCTACAACGACGACTTCAAGAAAAATCTCGACCTCGGCGACATCATCGGCGCGCGCGGCAAGCTCTTCAAGACAAAGACGGGCGAAATCACCGTCCGCGTCTGCGAGTTCAAAATGCTCGCAAAATCGCTCCGCCCCCTCCCCGAAAAATGGCACGGGCTAACAAACAGCGAGCAAATCTACCGCCAGAGATACCTCGACCTCATGGTCAATCAGGACTCGCGCAAACGCTTCAAGCTCAGAAGCGCAATCGTGCGCGAAATCCGCGAATTCCTCTGGTCGCGAGATTTCCTCGAAGTGGAAACCCCCGTTCTGCACTCGGTTGCCGGCGGCGCGGCGGCGCGCCCGTTCATCACCCACTTCAACGCCCTCGACTGCGACTTTTACCTGCGAATCGCCCTTGAACTCTATCTGAAACGCATGCTCGTAGGCGGCTTCGACCGCGTTTTCGAAATGGGGCGCGTTTTCAGAAACGAAGGCGTCGACCGCAAGCACAACCCAGAATTTACAATGCTCGAAGTCTATCAGGCATACTCCGACCACAGGGGCATGATGGAGCTTTTCCGCTCCATGATTAAGCGCATTTGCGAAAACGTGCTGGGCACAACGTCAATCCCCCGCGCCGACGGCGGCACAATCGAACTCGGCGGCGAATGGCGCGAGGTTGACTACAAAGACCTCATCATCGAGGCGACAAAAATGCCCAACTGGTTCGAGCTTTCGCGCGACGAAAAACTCGCCGCGGCAAAGAAAATCGCCGGCGAAACGAACTCGGACATCGAGCTTAGCGACGACCTCGAAGACTACGAAATCACAAACAACGTCTACGGGAAGCTCGTCGAGCCGAACCTTATCCAGCCGACATTCGTCATGCACATTCCCCGCGAGCTGTGCCCGCTGGCGAAGCTCAACAAAAAAGACCCGCGCGTGCTCGACGTTTTCGAACTGTGCATAAACGGGCAGGAAATCGCCCCCGCATACTCGGAGCAAAACGACCCCTTCATTCAGCGCGAAATGTTCGAAGCGCAGGTCGGAGAGGAAAAGCAGAACCTCGACGAAGACTTCCTCACCGCGCTAGAATACGGCATGCCTCCCGCGGGCGGCATGGGAATCGGCATCGACAGGCTCGTAATTCTGCTCACGGGCGCGGCGAATATCCGCGACACAATCCTCTTCCCGTCGCTCCGCCCCGAATAG
- a CDS encoding FtsX-like permease family protein, translating to MKWWLYIALKQLFPTGKIASFFAAVSVLGVALGVLGLFGTQSVMNGFHEQIGEKLRDTTGDVIIRKNGRTMFGLEKLVADLKKTAGVKTVEKVARGPVMMLANNVPTFPILRSYDTVSEECALPIREKSYVKLGDISNLDDDSIILGQRLAANAGITVGDTVEIVSPTMLDKIKKDEVPMPARLEVVGLLMTDYSEVDSNVALVSLRRMRELYGLGDGTHALVLRLDDNADCTKTAREIQKKLSFPMRASTWLTSNEAFLRVIKMEKVMMSLIIVLIILVASFSICISLYTSVLRKTREIGLMGAMGARPCQIAAMYCFQGFVIGVCGALAGLGLTWLVLTFREPIVQLVVGREALIEFYHFAHLPVKYELSDALWASGFSVVLCTLAGLLPAIRAARLKASEAMRNE from the coding sequence ATGAAGTGGTGGCTGTACATCGCCCTTAAACAGCTCTTTCCGACGGGAAAGATTGCGTCGTTTTTCGCGGCGGTGTCGGTCTTGGGGGTCGCGCTCGGCGTGCTCGGTCTTTTCGGCACGCAGAGCGTAATGAACGGCTTCCACGAGCAGATAGGCGAAAAACTCCGCGACACTACGGGCGACGTAATTATCCGCAAAAACGGCCGCACGATGTTCGGGCTGGAAAAACTCGTCGCCGACCTGAAAAAGACGGCGGGCGTAAAGACTGTCGAAAAGGTCGCGCGGGGGCCGGTGATGATGCTTGCAAACAACGTGCCGACTTTCCCGATTCTCCGCAGCTACGACACCGTTTCGGAGGAATGCGCCCTGCCGATAAGGGAGAAAAGCTACGTCAAGCTCGGCGACATCTCGAACCTCGACGACGACTCAATCATTCTCGGACAGAGGCTCGCGGCAAATGCGGGAATCACGGTGGGAGACACCGTGGAAATTGTGTCGCCCACAATGCTCGACAAAATCAAAAAGGACGAAGTGCCCATGCCCGCGCGGCTCGAAGTTGTGGGGCTGCTGATGACGGACTATTCCGAGGTAGACTCGAACGTCGCGCTCGTCTCCCTGCGGCGAATGCGCGAACTTTACGGACTCGGCGACGGCACGCACGCTCTCGTGCTGCGCCTCGACGACAACGCCGACTGCACGAAAACCGCCCGCGAAATCCAGAAAAAACTTTCCTTCCCAATGAGGGCGTCCACATGGCTTACGAGCAACGAGGCGTTCCTGCGCGTAATCAAAATGGAAAAGGTGATGATGTCGCTTATAATTGTGCTTATAATTTTGGTGGCGTCGTTTTCAATCTGCATTTCGCTCTACACCTCGGTGCTGCGCAAAACGCGCGAGATAGGGCTGATGGGCGCAATGGGCGCAAGGCCCTGCCAAATTGCGGCGATGTACTGCTTTCAGGGATTCGTAATCGGCGTGTGCGGCGCGTTGGCGGGGCTTGGGCTGACATGGCTTGTGCTCACTTTCCGCGAGCCGATTGTCCAGCTTGTGGTCGGGCGCGAGGCGTTGATAGAGTTCTACCACTTCGCGCACCTGCCCGTAAAGTACGAGCTTTCCGACGCGCTTTGGGCGTCGGGGTTCTCGGTGGTTTTGTGCACGCTCGCGGGGCTTCTGCCGGCAATCCGCGCGGCACGGCTGAAAGCGTCGGAGGCTATGCGCAATGAATAG
- a CDS encoding ABC transporter ATP-binding protein, with protein MNSDFGETVLRAEGVRKKFRSPDGGFLEVLRGASLSVGRGESVSLRGESGAGKTTFLNILAGLESPSGGKVFWGGARIDNLPNSKQAKLRAGFMGFVFQNYCLVPELNALENVCLAARIAGRFDSQTPKLALGLLERVGLKSRAKHLPPQMSGGEKQRVAVARAILNSPQIILADEPTGNLDESTANEVMEMFLSLCAERGTALLLITHNPDFAKRTARSVKMSGGEVF; from the coding sequence ATGAATAGCGATTTCGGCGAAACGGTTTTGAGGGCGGAGGGAGTGCGCAAAAAATTCAGGTCTCCCGACGGCGGATTCTTGGAGGTTTTGCGCGGCGCAAGCCTGTCGGTCGGGCGCGGCGAAAGCGTGAGCCTGCGCGGCGAAAGCGGCGCGGGAAAGACGACGTTCCTGAATATCCTCGCGGGTTTGGAATCGCCGAGCGGCGGGAAGGTATTTTGGGGCGGCGCGAGAATCGACAATCTGCCGAACTCAAAGCAGGCAAAACTGCGGGCGGGCTTCATGGGATTCGTCTTCCAGAACTACTGCCTTGTGCCCGAACTCAACGCGCTCGAAAACGTCTGCCTTGCCGCGCGAATCGCGGGCAGGTTCGACTCGCAAACGCCGAAACTCGCGCTCGGACTCCTCGAAAGGGTCGGGCTGAAATCGAGGGCAAAGCACCTGCCGCCGCAAATGTCGGGCGGCGAAAAGCAGCGCGTGGCGGTGGCGCGGGCAATTCTCAATTCGCCGCAAATCATACTCGCCGACGAGCCGACGGGCAACCTCGACGAATCTACGGCAAACGAAGTCATGGAAATGTTCCTTTCGCTCTGCGCCGAACGCGGCACGGCTCTGCTGCTCATCACCCACAACCCCGACTTCGCAAAGCGCACGGCTCGCAGCGTAAAAATGTCGGGCGGCGAAGTTTTTTAA
- a CDS encoding beta-galactosidase: MKTIYTGLLFAVLSTLAACATCAGESRKGTAHVDENGVFVDGKPFRFLSGEMHYFRIPRGNWKDRIEKLKACGLNTLATYVPWNLHQPSEDEFYFDGIADLDAYLKLCKEEGLKVMLRPSPYICAEWDFGGLPAWLLKDRNLTIRCSDPKYLAAVKKYYDKLFEIVKPHFCNNGGAVVAIQLENEYDNFADDAEYIEFLRDYVLNTGFKGIIYSADPSPTSALNPLPVDGVWLTATCGGKLVSTFKKMKRIQPDKPVMVSELWAGQGMRLKIPLRVRDYKATAAELDEFLAMGGHVSFYMFHGGTTFGLMNGAMRKTSAFAEFRPQISSYDVDALLNEAGDPMPKYFAFREVLLKYNPDAKNIPVPPASKKVKHSDAVFEKCASMRKNIENLSPKTIKCAVLPTMEDTGFNYGFINYSAKIRPQISDSQRLSIYGIRDRVWVNLDGADIGDCGQNDPEPIYKIKVGKNGSTLNILAENQGRVNIGPTMAENRKGITGGVRIQNEYHFGWTANPIPLEDISKIDWKPLGKTASADKSEYPMFFKGKFEASEAADSYVSFENFTRGYIWINGFLLGRYDADSPLKTTYIPATLVKKGANEIVLLECDAAKEPKLEFTTQPRGLVKDEIKILKD, translated from the coding sequence ATGAAAACAATATACACGGGATTGCTATTTGCTGTTTTATCGACGCTCGCGGCATGCGCGACATGCGCGGGCGAAAGTCGAAAGGGAACCGCCCACGTTGACGAAAACGGCGTGTTTGTGGACGGCAAGCCGTTCAGGTTTCTGTCGGGCGAAATGCACTATTTCAGAATACCGCGCGGGAACTGGAAAGACAGAATAGAAAAGCTTAAAGCATGCGGGCTGAACACGCTTGCCACATACGTTCCGTGGAACCTGCACCAGCCGTCGGAAGACGAATTTTATTTCGACGGAATTGCCGACCTCGACGCATACCTCAAACTCTGCAAGGAGGAGGGGCTTAAAGTCATGCTGCGCCCCTCGCCGTACATCTGCGCGGAGTGGGACTTCGGCGGACTCCCCGCGTGGCTTCTCAAAGACCGCAACCTCACCATCAGGTGCTCCGACCCGAAGTACCTCGCCGCGGTAAAAAAATACTACGACAAACTTTTCGAAATCGTCAAGCCGCACTTCTGCAACAACGGCGGCGCGGTGGTCGCAATACAGCTCGAAAACGAATACGACAACTTCGCCGACGACGCCGAATACATAGAATTTCTGCGCGACTACGTTTTGAATACGGGCTTCAAGGGCATAATCTACTCCGCCGACCCATCGCCCACAAGCGCGCTAAACCCGCTGCCTGTGGACGGCGTGTGGCTCACGGCAACCTGCGGCGGCAAGCTGGTTTCGACATTCAAAAAGATGAAGCGCATACAGCCCGACAAGCCTGTAATGGTCAGCGAACTCTGGGCGGGTCAGGGAATGCGCCTAAAAATTCCCCTTCGCGTTCGCGACTACAAGGCGACAGCCGCAGAGCTTGACGAATTTCTCGCCATGGGCGGGCATGTCAGCTTCTACATGTTCCACGGCGGAACGACGTTCGGGCTGATGAACGGCGCAATGCGCAAGACCTCCGCCTTTGCGGAATTCCGCCCGCAGATTTCAAGCTACGACGTGGACGCGCTCCTCAACGAAGCGGGCGACCCCATGCCGAAATATTTTGCATTCCGCGAAGTGCTTTTGAAATACAACCCCGACGCGAAAAACATTCCCGTCCCCCCCGCGTCGAAAAAGGTAAAACACTCCGACGCCGTTTTTGAAAAATGCGCCTCAATGCGCAAAAACATCGAAAACCTCTCGCCGAAAACAATAAAATGCGCGGTGCTCCCGACGATGGAGGACACGGGCTTCAACTACGGCTTCATAAACTACTCGGCGAAAATCAGGCCGCAGATTTCGGACTCGCAGCGCCTGTCAATCTACGGAATCCGCGACCGCGTCTGGGTGAACCTCGACGGCGCGGACATCGGCGACTGCGGGCAGAACGACCCCGAACCGATTTACAAAATCAAGGTCGGCAAAAACGGAAGCACGCTCAACATACTCGCGGAAAATCAGGGGCGCGTGAATATCGGGCCTACGATGGCTGAAAACCGCAAGGGCATCACGGGCGGCGTGCGCATTCAAAACGAATACCACTTCGGCTGGACGGCAAACCCGATTCCCCTCGAAGACATCTCGAAAATAGACTGGAAGCCGCTCGGCAAAACGGCGTCGGCGGACAAGTCGGAATACCCCATGTTCTTCAAGGGAAAATTCGAGGCGTCGGAAGCCGCCGACTCTTACGTGTCTTTCGAAAACTTCACGCGCGGATACATCTGGATAAACGGCTTCCTGCTCGGCCGCTACGACGCCGACAGCCCGCTGAAAACGACATACATTCCCGCGACGCTCGTCAAAAAGGGCGCAAACGAAATAGTCCTGCTTGAA